AGGCCTGAACGAGCTTCTCCGGATGCTCGCCGAACACGGCGACACAGCGGAGAACCCGATCCCGGTGGCCATCGAGACCTCGCACGGCCTCCTGGTTGCCGCGTTGCGCGCGACCGGCCGCGCTGTGTACGCGATCAACCCCATGGCCGCGGCGCGCTACCGCGAGCGCCGGACCGTCGCGCGCAAGAAGTCGGACCACCTGGACGCCTTAGAACTCCTAACGAAATGATCTCCAAGGTGATTGGATCACTCCGGGACTGACGATCCGGGGGTTGGAGTGGCTCGGCCGAAGCCGTGGGAAGTCGATCACGAGCTGTGGGCGGTGATCGATCGGCTGCTACCGAAGGTGGCGCGTCGGCCCCGGCACCCCGGGCGAAAGCGGCATCCGGACCGGTTGGTGTTCCAGGGCATCCTGTTCGTCCTGCACACCGGGATCGCCTGGGAGCATCTGCCGCAGGAACTCGGCTTTGGCTCGGGCATGACCTGCTGGCGCCGCCTGGCCGAGTGGACCGAGGCTGGAGTCTGGCCCCGACTGCACGAGGTCCTTCTGGCCAAGCTTCGCAGCGTGAACGCCCTGGACTTCTCCCGGGCCGCCGTCGACGGCTCCCACATACGGGCATTGAAAGGGGATCAAAGACGGGACGAAGCCCTGTTGACCGGGGTAGGACGGGCAGCAAGCATCACCTGATCGCCGATGCCACCGGTATCCCGCTCGCCGCCACCTTGACCGGCGGCAACCGCAACGACGTCACCCAGCTGATCCCGCTGCTTCAGGCGGTGCCGCCGGTGAGGGGCAAGCGAGGCCGGCCCCGGCGCCGCCCGGACGTGGTGCTGGGCGACCGCGGCTACGACCACGACAAGTACCGCCGCCTCGTCCGGGATCTCGGCGTGAAGCCGCTGATCGCCCGCCGGAGCACCGAGCACGGCTCGGGCCTGGGCACGCAACGCTGGGTCGTTGAACGAGCATTCGCCCACCTGCACTGGTTCCGCCGCCTGCGGATCCGCTGGGAGATCCGCGACGACATCCACGAAGCCTTCCTCGCCCTCGGATGCGTACTGATCTGCTGGCGCCGCCTGAACTCCCGATAGAAGTTCAAGACAGGCACGGCCAACGTTTATGGCCCGGTGGCCGACCTCAGGTCGGCTTGCGCCATACGGAGACGTGCTTCGCGGAGTCCTGGGTGAACGGGGCCCCGTCCCAGTCCGCAACGCGACGTTCCAGTTCGAGCCCAGCGATCCGCGCCATCAGGTCGAGCTCGGCCGGCCAGGCGTACCGGTGCCGGGAGTTTTCGCGGCGGTAGTGGCCGTCGTCGCCGTCGCGGGTGAAGTGGTGCGAGACGAGCATCTGCTCGACCAGGTCGAAGGTGTCGAAGCCGAGATGCTGCTGAGAGACGTCGAACGGCACCGCGACCTGGCCGGGCGGCAGGAGCCGCAGCGGCGGCACACCCAGCTCGATGACGAACCGACCGCCGGGCTCCAGATGCCGTGCGGCGTTGCGGAAGCACTTGACCTGCTCGTCCTGAGTGAGCAGGTTCGTGATGGTGTTGTAGACGAGATAGACCAGGGTGAACCCGCCGGGAACGACCGTGGTGGCCATGTCCCCGATGACTACCGGGAGCGTGTCCTCGTCGATCTTGCGCCGCAGCACCGCTGCCATGTGCTCGGACAGTTCGATGCCCACCACCGGCACGCCGCGTTCCCGGAGCGGGACTCCCACCCGTCCGGTTCCGATGGCGAGCTCCAGCGCCCGGCCGTCTCCGGCGAGCTCGGCCAGGAAGGCGAGGGTCGGTCCGAGAACGGCAGCCGAAGACGCCTCGGCCTCCTCGGCGTCGTAGCGGTCGGCGGTCGCGCGGGTCCACACTTCACTGCTCGTCACGGGTGGCCACTGTGCCGCGTGCCGAGGGGCGCTGTCGACGCATTTACGTTCTCCGCGGCGCAGCGTGCACCGCCCACAACTCGTCGTCGCCTTGCAAGGGCTTCGGCCGAACCGCCCCGCACCCCGAATCATCAATCCCGAAGTGATCCAACCACCTTGGAGGTCATTTCGTTAGGAGTTCTTAGTGCTGGCGAACATTCTCCGCACCGACGCCGACGCCCACCGGCAGCTGCCCGCCGACAGCGAGCTCGTCCAGGCCGTCGCCGTGCTCGCCCGTGCCCAGCAGAACGCGGTCTGGGACCGCACCCAGGCCGGCAACAAGCTGACATCGCACCTGCGTCAGTACTTCCCCGGTTACCTGGCGGCCGTCGGCCACCGACGCGAAGGGATGTTCCACCCGATCGCCCGCGTCCTCCTCGCCGCGGCACCGACTCCGCAGCAGGCCGCCAAGCTCACCCGGACCCAGCTGCGGGCCCTGCTGAAGAAGGCTGGCCGCAAGAACACGATCGACGCTGAGGCCGAGCGCCTACACGCCGCGCTCAGGACGCCGCAGATGCGCCAACTCCCTTTGGTTGAAGAGGCCATGGGCAGGCAAGCCAGCGCACTGCTGCGTCAGCTGGACGCCGCCTGCATCAGCGCCGACGACCTCGCCGAAGCCACCACCGAGGCCTTCGAGGAGCACCCTGACGCTGCGATCATCACCAGCTTCCCCGGCCTCGGCCCCCTCAGCGGCGCCCGCGTCCTGGCCGAGATCGGAGACGACCGCTCCCGCTTCGCCGACGCCAGGGGCATGAAGGCATACGCAGGCGCGGCCCCCATCACCAGGGCCTCCGGCAAGAGCACGGTAGTCATGGCCCGCAGAGTCAAGAACCAGCGACTGGCCGGGGCCGGCTACATGTGGGCCTTCTCAGCCATGGCCCACTCGACCGGAGCCCGGGCACACTACGACCGCCGCCGTGAAGCCGGCGACCGCCACACCGCAGCCCAGCGCAACCTCTTCAGCCGCATGATCGGCTGCCTCCACCACTGCCTCACCCGGCGCACGAACTTCAACGAGGACATCGCCTTCCCCGCGCCACGAGAAGTCCAGCTGTCCCTCGCAGCTTGACGACTCTTCCGCATCGGATGTCTTCTTGCCGACATCGGCGCCCTGACTCACGGCGGGGACGTTGGTCGAGGTCTTCACGCTCTGCGAGTCGAGAATGCAGGCCGTTGGCTCTGGATCGCGGCCTTCTGCGGTGCGGAGCAAGCGCCGGAGGAGGCCGTTGAGCTGCTCGAACACTCCCTCGCGCTGCCACTTGGCGAAGTAGGCGTAGACGGTCTCCCAGGGCGGGTAGTCGTGTGGGAGGTAACGCCAGGGGATGCCGGTGCGGTCGACGTAGAGGATCGCGTCGAGGAGGTCGCGCAGGTCGTGCTCGGGTGGCCGGCCGAAGGCGAGGGCGCGGGCGGTACGTTCCTGGCGCCAGGCGGTGAGGGTGGGCTCGACCAGGGACCAGCGGGCGTCGGACAGGTCGCTCGGATACGGTCGACGATCCGTCATGATGACGGCATACTGCGGGATTGCCGTTCTGCCCATAGGCCGCGGCGATGGCGGGACAAGTACACACAGGCCCGGCTTCCTGGGATGAGACAGGAGGAAGCTCGCAGTTCAGGCGGTGGTCCGTGTGCAGGCGACACTCCTGCTGGTCACCGTCTCACCAGCCCCGGCAGACACACCGTCGAGTGAACCGTAAAACGCCGCAATCCATTGCCTATAAGGGCAAAACACCCAGTAAGGGCTGTCCCGTAACCGCAGCAGGCTGAGGGTCACGCAGTATCCGGGTCGGTGCCGATGGCGCCAGCGGAGCGAAGCGATCGCCCGAGGTCTCCGGTGAGGATGCGGGGGTGTCGCCGCCACCACCACAGGTCGGGGCCCGGCAGCCTGTGGAACTGGTCGAGTGCTTGGCCGTCGTCGTCGACGGTCGCGGCCCTGTACCGATCGTCCAGGGCTTTGATCTGGGGAGTCCAGAGCTGGACGATGTGTTCGTCCAGGAGGATCCACGCCTCGTGGAGCCAGTTTCGGCAATAGAGGTCGTTGGTGTACTCGTAGACGTCGTCGTCGTCTGGTCGTCGCTGTCGGCCGACCCCTGCCCGGCAACCGGAACGACTGCAAGGCCTGGGAGGAATCCGGCGCCAAGGACGCGGTCGGCCGGACCACGACGATCGCCGACGGCGGCTACCCGGGCACTGGCCTGGTCATCCCGCACCGCCGACCCAAGGGCGGCGAGCTCACCGAGTGGCAAGCCGAGCACAACCGCGAACACAAACAGGTCCGCGCCCGCGTCGAGCACGTCTTCGCCCGAATGAAGACCTGGAAGATCCTCCGCGACTGCCGCCTCAAGGGCGACGGCGTCCACCACGCCATGCTCGGCATCGCCCGCCTGCACAACCTCCTCCAGGCCGCGTGAGGCGGGCGACCGCCGAGCATCGACCCGCGCCCGAGACGCCCGAAGATCAATTACGGGACAGCCCTGAGGGCATAAAGAGCAATTCGATCACATCAAATGCCCTCTGAGGCCTGCCCCGGTGGCTTGACGGTCGGTGTCCTTGCCAACCAAGTCCGTAGCCCTGCCACCAGCCTCGGTCCAAGGTCTGGGGGTTCCGCCAGGGAGGTCCGTACTGTAGCGGGTGGCAGTAGCGACACGGATGGAAATCACGGCGTGTGCGGCTTCGGGGTCGACGTAGAGGGCGTAGGCCGTCACCCCTGCGAGAAGTGCCCTGCGCCGGAGTTCGGCCTGCGTGACGGGATCGGTCCCGGCGAGCAGATCCGGCCCGGACAGCAGCGGACGGATCAGCCTCCACGCATCCGTCACCAGGCCGTCCGCCTCATCCTCACTCACCAGCGACATGAGATGCTCCCGCACCCGCCCGGGATCCCCCTCATCCCACACCGGATGCGCCTTCCCCTTCCCCTTCCCCTTCCCCGAGGCCACTGGGTCCTCGGCACCCTCCTCCGCCCGGAGCCAGGCGTCGAGATACCCACTGAAAACCCCACCGGCCTCCCCACCGTCCCAGGCCCCGCGGGCGCCCATGACAGCCTCCGGCCCCCCACCGACACCCCTTCCCGCCGGACTTAGCTGCGAAGTATCGCTTCCCGACAGCATGGCGAACACGCGCTCGGCGACTGCCGAGCCGGACCTGTCGGCGGGGTTACGAACGGGCGGGGCCGGGTTCACGGCGGAGCCGGCCGAAACGGTTCCCCTTGCCGCGCCCCGCACGCCCACGTCGCCCGCCGCGCCACTCCCGGCCGCGTTGCCGCTCCGGCTGCCGGATGGTCCCGCGCCTTCGCTCTGCGTGACAGGGGTGGTCGTCGGGCCGGTCGTGGACGCCCCGCTCGTGCCCACGTGTCGCTGCTCCGGCTTCTTCGCTCCGCCGAGCATTCGGATCTGCCCGGTGTCCGAATCCGTCACCGCGGCCAAGCCCGCCCAGGCTTGGATTTCCTGCAGCAGCACCCACGGGTCGATGTCGTGAACGTTGAGGGCGTTTTCGGCGTCGTTCCAGGCGTTGGTGAGGCGGTCGACGTCGGTCTCGCCGTTGCTGAGGGCGTTGGTGTAGTCGTCGAAGGCCTGCTGCCAGCGTGCCCAGGCCTGGTGCCGGGCAGATCCCTCCGGAGTGGAGACAGACCCCAGGCGGCGCTCGAGTATGGGCGTGAGACCGGGGTCCTGGTTGCCGGCAAGAGCGGGTGCGCCGCCGCCCGCAGCGGGAGCGTCGGGTCGTCGGGGGGCCTTCGGGTCGGGGATTGGGGGGGTGTCGACGGAGTGCCGGAATTGCCAGAGGTCGGTGTCGGCCGGTGCGGAGGCGGGCCCGGTGGTAGGGGGGTCGGGGTCGATTCCGAGGCCGAGTATGAAGTCGTGCAAGGTGGCGTCGGTGCCCATGGCGGTGTCCATGGCGGCGTCGGTGTCGGGTTCCGGGTGGGTGGGAGGTTGGAGGGCCATCCAGTGGCGCTCGTAGTTATTGACGAGGGTGACGGAGGGTCCGGTGGTTGGGGGGAAGTGGGGGCGGGCGAGGGTTTCGAGTGCGCCGTCGGGGTCGAGTCGTCTCAGGTCGATGCCGAAGACGAGGCGGGCGAGGTAGGGAGTGATGTCTCCGGCGCGGTCGTGCCAGTTCCGGGGGGTGGCGATGGCGTCGGCGATGCCGGCGCGGACGGCGTCGGCGTGGGCTTCGTCGGGAAGGTGGGGGTTGGTCCATGCCATGCCTTCGAGGACGGGGAACTGGCTTTCTTCGAGGGCGTTCCACAGCGGGCGTTGGGGGCCGGTCGGGTGGGCGAGTTCCGCTCTCAGACGGTTGGCGAGGTGGGTGCGCAGGCCGAGGGGGGTGGGGGCGATCCCTCGTGCGGTGAAGGTCTGGGCCGGGGCGGCCGCGAGGAGTGCGTGGTAGAAGCAGTCCCCGTCGCCGGGCGGGTTGTAGAGGGTCTGCCCGGAGCTTGACAGGTATTGGTTCTGCGCCGGGGACAGCCAGGGGTGCGCGGCCCGCCCCACCCCGGTGCCGCCCGCGGGCGGCACCGGGGTGGGGCGGGCCGCTAGGGTGCCCGGGCCCGCAGCGGTGGTGTCGGTCTGCCGGTGCGGGGGCGGGGGGTTCCCGGTCGTGGGCGCGGTCGCGGTCGTGGTGGTGGTTCTGCGGCGTTTGGCAGGCCGTCCCGGCGTTCCGCCGGCGGGTGCCTGGGGTTGGCGGCGGGCGGTGGGGGGTTTCTGGCCTGTCGGGTCCTGTGAAGTTTCCCCGACCGAGCGTGCGATTTCGAGCGCTTTCCTTCCGGGTTTGATGCCCACCATGGCCAGGACCTCCGCCGTGGGCCCGGGGGCTTTCAGGAACTCCCCGACGGTCTCGGCTGGCACTCTGCCGAAGCGCTCGTGGCCGTCAAAGTAGCCACCCAGAGGAAACTCTTGCCCGTAGGCGGTGGTGAATGTCCCGCCCTCGCCAGGGGCCGGCAGCCCGGCGCTGCCCGCGGCAATGTGGTCCAGCAGAGCCAGTAGCGCCTCCAGGGACGGGACCTGCACCACTCCGATCGACGGCATGCCCGCCGCGACCAGCGCCGCCAGCGTCTCCCGCGACACCGCACCCCTGCCCCGGCCGAGGTTGTAGAACCACCGGCCGGTGACAGCGGCGCCGTCGGCGTCGGCCTCCGCCACCGTCTCCACTTGCTTGGGCATGAGGCCGGTGCGGCCGGGGGCCGCCGCCTGCCAGGCCTGCAGGGCCTCCACCGCCCGCACCTGCTCCGTGCGCGTGCGGGGAGGGGGCGCTGGCAGGCCCAGCCTCCCGGCCGCGCCGGCGGCTCCGCCCAGCTCCCGGTACTGGGCGGTGCTGAGCGTGGCATCGCCGGCCCGGACGGCCCACCAGTAGTCCCGCAGATTCTGCGGCTGCCTGTACGCGTCTTCGAAGGCGGGTCCCTCGTCGGGCTCCGTGGCGTCCGGGTTGTCCTCTGCCCAATCGGCCAGGGCCCGCACGAACTCCTCCGATGCGTGTACCCGTACGGGCCCGGTTCGCTGCAGGCCCGCCGCGTGCAGCGCCGCCCACGTCTCCCGCGACACGCACGCCAGGCCCCGGCCGACGTCGTAGAACCATTGACCGGTGACGGCGGAGCCCTCCGCGCCCCTGGGCACCACCACCTCTCGCTCCCCGGGCATGCGGCCGGTGCGGCCGGGGTCCGCCGCCTGCCAGGCCTGCAGGGCCTCCACCGCCCGCACCTGGTCGGCACGCGTGCGAGGGGCTGGCAGGCCCAGCCTCCCGGCCGCGCCGGCGGCTCCGCCCAGCTCCCGGTACTGGGCGGTGCTGAGCGTGGCATCGCCGGCCCGGACGGCCTGCCAGTAGTCCCGCAGATTCTGCGGCTGCCTGTACGCGTCTTCGAAGGCGGGTCCCTCGTCGGGCTCCGTGGCGTCCGGGTTGTCCTCTGCCCAATCGGCCAGGGCCCGCACGAACTCCTCCGATGCTTGCACCCGTCCGGGCCGGGTCGGCTGCAGGCCCGCCGCGTGCAGCGCCGCCCACGTCTCCCGCGTCACCCACGCCATGTTCCGGCCGACGTTGTAGAACCACCGGCCGATGACAGCGCCGCCGTCGGCGTCGGCCTCCGCCACCGTCTCCACTTGCTTGGGCATGCGGCCGGTGCGGCCGGGGGCCGCCGCCTGCCAGGCCTGCAGGGCCTCCACCGCCCGCACCTGCTCCGTGCGCGTGCGGGGAGGGGGCGCTGGCAGGCCCAGCCTCCCGGCCGCGCCGGCAGTCGCAGCAGCGGCCTTCTTCGTCCTCAGGGCCTCTTCCACGACTCTCCCGGTGCGTTCGGGATCGTGGTTGAGGCCGCGGGCGATATTGAGGAACACCATGAACACGGATCGCTGGAGGTCCTCGTTCAAGCCGGAGGGCACCGGCGCGATCTGGTTGACCAACGTATGCGCTTGACCGACCAATCGCCGGGCCTCCGCAACGTTCCCCACCTCGGCCGCCAGGCGGTCGAACAATTGCTGCACCTGGGCCGGCCCGGCTACGAACGTGGAGTCCCCGCCCACCGGCCCGTCACTACCGGCATCCCATACCGGGCCATACACCGCTCGCCCGGACTCACTGCGCCTCCATCCACCGAGATACCCCCTGAGCGCAGCGATGAAATCTCCCGGTCCGCCGCCACCTTCCGCGGCAGCACTGGGCCCAGCAGTCGCAACCCCACCGTCCTGAACCCCGGCTGCGGGGATCGGGTTCGCCGGATGCGGATTGCTCGTTCCCCAGTGGGGCTGGTAGAGGCTCTCCGTCTGGCTGACCGTCAGGGTCTGCCCGACGGCGGTCGGCAGGTCCGCCGCATTGAGGGTCTCCTCGGTGGCAATGGCAGTGCCGGCCGCGTCGGTGACCGGAACGCCCGGAACGGCGGGGGCCGTGGTGGTCGGTGAGGGGGTGAAGAAGCTCCCGCCCGTCTCCCGGGCCGGGTGGGGGTGGGTGTTCGGGCCTGCGGAGGTCTCCTGATCCGCTGCCGCCTGGTTGAGGATCTGGATCATTTCGGCGTCGTGCGACGACCTCGCTGCCGGGGATTCGGCCAAAGTCCGAAGGAGGTCCTCTTGTGTGCGGAGCCAGTCGAGTGTCGCTGCTGAGGCGTCGGCGCCGTTCACTACCCGTGCGAGTGCGGGAACGGCGACGAGCGCCGTCCACAACAGGCTGCCGTCGCCCTTGTCGTAGGCCCGGTCCTCGGCGAGGTCGGGGTGGCGAGCCACGAGCCTGTCCAGCGTGTCGTGGTGCATCGTCAGTTCGGAGGTGTCCGCGAGGGTGGTGGCGGTGCCCTCGAGGATGCTGAACCAGTCGGTCAGGGCGTCGGGGTGGCCGGGGGCCGTCTGCCCGCCGGCGCCACCCACCTCCTGACCGACGACCGGACCACCCGCAACTGCGTAGCCAGTGGTGGTCCGTGCGCCGGTGATCTCCCCCGCGCCGCCGGGGTCCGCACCGCTGGACGATCCCGCACCCTCCCGCGTGCCCGGGCCGGTGGACGACCCCGCCACAGGCTCGACCGGAGCGAGCATGCCGGCAGGATGCGGCTCGCTCCAACCCTTCCGGTAATGCTCGAAGAGGTCTCTCACCTGCCCGGTCGTCAGGACTGCTGCGTGGTCGGACGGGAGATCCGCCAGCACCGCCACGAAGAGCTGAAACCGCAACGGCGGGATGGGTTTGGTCATCTGCCGAACGAAATCATCGCAGATTTCCCGCTCCGTCTCCCGAAACCAGGCGGCAAACGCCGGCACCCGGACCAGTGCCACGCCCAACACGGTCCGGATCTCCAAGGAAGTGTGAAGGCGCGGGAAGGCCTCCAGGGTCGGGGCCAGTTCGCTCCAGCGGGAAACGCCGGGAAGACCGTCTCGGACGAAGCGCCTATCCGCGTTCAGGTCTTCCTTGGTGGGCATGGGCGTGGTGCGGGCGTCTGCCGGGAGCGTGCTGAGAACGATGGCGAATCCCCCGAGCTCCCGGTGTATCCGGGCGCGCGTCAGAGCGGCGGCCTCGTCCTCCGGGAGCTCATTGACCCAACTGACCAGAGAATGTCGGTTGACTTTGCTGAAATAGCGGACGCTCGCCAGGGTGACGTTGCCGGCGGTGGTGAGGAACTCGGCGAACGCCCGGGACCTGCGCGCCGCTCTCCACGGTGGACTATTTTCGATGGCTGCTCTGCTCAACTGGGGGTGGGCCTCGAGAAGGTCGGCGAGGTGCTCGATCCCGTCCACCCCGCGGTGGGCGAGCAGGGCGGCACGGTCACTCCCGCGAATGGCCACGACGGCCGGGTTGCGCGGGGCTCCGCCGTTGACACTGCCGGTGACGCTCTTGCGGGCGGTGTCGGTCGTGGTGTCTTCGGTCCTAGTGGTGGCGTGGAGTGCGAGGAGGTTGTGGGCGGTGTCGGGATCGGCGTGGAGGGCGTAAGCGGTCACCGCGGCCAGCCGGGAGCGCCGCCGCAGCATCTCGCGCGTCGACGGATCGGTCGCGATGACCACACTGGGCCCCTTCTTGGGCAGAACGTTCTGCAGCAGCGACGTCCACGCCTCGCCCACAAGCCCCTCGGCCCGCTCCTGACCCACCAGCGACACAAGATGGGCGTGTATACGCTCGGGATCCTCCTCGTCCCACACCGGATGCCCCCTCCTCTTCCCCACTGCCACATCCCCGGGGCCGTCGGTCGCTGTTGTGGTGCTGGCGGATGCCGTGTCGTCGGTGGTCTCCGCCGGCCGCTCCGTACGCTTCTTCCCAGCCTCCGCCCAGCCCTCCAGGACAGCACCGAACAACCCGCCCACATCACCACCGTCACCGGCCAGTGAGCCGGCAACGAACGGCTCCCGCAGCCCCGCGACGTCCGACCGCGAAGAATCGCCCCCAGACAGCACGGTGAACACCCGCCCGGCAACCGTCGGACCGACCCGACCGTCCGCAGTGCGATCCGACCCCACACCACTCGTGACAGAGCCCGCAACTCCGGCCTCGACCGCGACCGAGCTTCGGCCACCAGACCGATCCGGACCTGGGCTTTGCCCGGCCGTTACATCGATGTCGGGTGAGAACGCGAACTCCTCCTCGTCGCGGGAGTCGAAGTCGTCGTCAGAACCGTCGCCGGAGCCGAGTTCGGGGACGGGGTCCGCATCGATGACGTCTTCGTCGAGGACGTCCTCGCGGCGCACGCGTTGCTGTGCGTCGAACTCCTCCCGCGAGGCGAGCGTCCGGGCTGTCGTCGTCCCGGCGTTCTCCTCCTGGTCCGGTTCGGCGAACAGCATGCCATCGGCCTCCAGCACCGATTCCAGCGCAGGCAGGATGATGCCCGCCGTGGCCGGTGCGTCCTCACCGGTGGTCTCGATCCGCACGGGGGCACCGGCTGCGGGGTCTGTGCCGTTGAGCGCGGCCAGGACACGGTCGGCCGCGGTCGAGGACTGCACGTCACGGGGCCGGGCGCTCCCCTCGCCGCCTCCGCCGGCCCGGGCCGCGGTCCCCGGCACGACGAGGCCGTCGACGACGACACGCCCGGCGTCCGAGCCCGAAGCGACGGCGGGGCCGGTCCGCTTCGCACCGGGAGTGATCATGTGTGTCCCGGAATCTGCCTGGTCCTCGGTCTGCTGCCGGCCCAGACCCAGGAACAAGGGCGCGTCCTCCTCGGGGACCCACACCGAGATCCGTCGGATGGTGTCGTCGGTGAAGGTCTCGCTGCTCTTGCCCCGGTACGCCGCCGGGTTTAGCCATTCGCCCGGGTTGAACCACAGGCTGGGGTTCTCGGGTACGAGCGCCGCCTTCCAACGCACGTCCAGGTGAAGCAGGCGCAGGCTGCGGCCGGTGGTCTTCTTGCCGCCGGAGTGGA
The DNA window shown above is from Streptomyces sp. TLI_171 and carries:
- a CDS encoding IS5 family transposase (programmed frameshift), whose amino-acid sequence is MARPKPWEVDHELWAVIDRLLPKVARRPRHPGRKRHPDRLVFQGILFVLHTGIAWEHLPQELGFGSGMTCWRRLAEWTEAGVWPRLHEVLLAKLRSVNALDFSRAAVDGPHTGIERGSKTGRSPVDRGRTGSKHHLIADATGIPLAATLTGGNRNDVTQLIPLLQAVPPVRGKRGRPRRRPDVVLGDRGYDHDKYRRLVRDLGVKPLIARRSTEHGSGLGTQRWVVERAFAHLHWFRRLRIRWEIRDDIHEAFLALGCVLICWRRLNSR
- a CDS encoding class I SAM-dependent methyltransferase — protein: MTSSEVWTRATADRYDAEEAEASSAAVLGPTLAFLAELAGDGRALELAIGTGRVGVPLRERGVPVVGIELSEHMAAVLRRKIDEDTLPVVIGDMATTVVPGGFTLVYLVYNTITNLLTQDEQVKCFRNAARHLEPGGRFVIELGVPPLRLLPPGQVAVPFDVSQQHLGFDTFDLVEQMLVSHHFTRDGDDGHYRRENSRHRYAWPAELDLMARIAGLELERRVADWDGAPFTQDSAKHVSVWRKPT